A stretch of DNA from Glycine max cultivar Williams 82 chromosome 18, Glycine_max_v4.0, whole genome shotgun sequence:
actttttatatttaaaactaaaattcaacatactaaaattaaaataaataaaagattcaattcataaaaaataaattgagaagGGAAGGTGGACCAGTTTTATATCCAGTTagcaaaaactaataaatatatacatttaaatATGATTACCTCCTATATGAGTTACCCACATGAATATAATCCATTTCTTTAATAATAAGACATACTACTATATGACGCATGACATCAATATTGACACGATAAGAAAACCAGGACAAAAGtccaatttaaaatattaatttataaactgAAACCATAAGCAAATATGTGTAGTCACTTTCTATTTTGACCACAAAAgcatttcaatttattttaacattttgtaatttttcgtAATACATTAACAACTACgttcttttcattatttataaGTGAATGTATGTCTGTCATAATAaacactataaataaaaattcatatactaattaaaaaagatattaatcATTAAGCTTCTTCAATTGCTATAATTTTTGTCCAATAGAAGTTAATGCATGAATGTAGATGTTGGTGAATTTACACCAACGATACCAGTTACCAATAATATATATCACtgagtttaataattatatattgataatgtaaaaatcaacaaatttattatatataattatttataattaaataaaaaatataaaattattttacactttaaatataaataaggatTCATATCCTTTAAAGTGAATaacttgttttaaaaagtaatttttgtgtTATAAAGAATTAGTTTATATCATTAggatatatcatatttttagtGTATGTAGTCttacaatatttatattaataatatatatatatatatatatatatatatatatatatatattattgatgcaaataatattaacaaaataattaagctcaataactaatatatttttttaagggaaTAACTAATATGTTTTGTTACTATATTTCTTTTTCAGTAAAATATATCACATTCTTATATTAAAACTCAAAACAATAGAGTATAGAGCTATGTTATTCACAACTTCATTGCcaaaggaaaaattaaacaGAAAAAATGAGTTCCTATCTCTGATTAAAGGAATGAATAAAGATTGATGTAAGATATTGTAATGTATGAATAAAATTAGTCAAAATCAATATCGATCATCCTCTTTCACCCAAACAAACCAAATCAGCAGAACACATCAATGTTtcaagatgaagaaaaaaaattaccttaCGAGCATACAAGTGAGAAAGAGTAGCACCCCAACCTTCATAATAGCtgtattgaacaatggaagaccCAAACAGCACAAATTGTGGCCTCAATGTTCCTAACATCTTTTGCACTCTCTCTCTAAcacaacacaacaacacacaccAATACGATGGGGTTGCATGCAAATATATAAACACACGTTTTCCTTTTTCTAAGTCAAAGTTTTCTTATCCAAAACCGCAACCTTAATTTATTTgtagtttgtttaaacttcCACGTCAATGTTTACAATAATTCAAAAGTAACAAAGTTGTCATTTGTCAATGAGCGCCAactcagtttttaaaaatacactTAACGTGTTCATAATATTTTTGGTACGACAAGAATTATCATACAATTTTGAAAAGGGAGTTAGTACAATAGtttcttctttgaaaaaaaaaaaaaagaactgcACGTATATGAgtaaaaggaattaaaaaaattaagggtttAATCGATTCCTGAACACGTCAAGTACTTATCATACAACAAGATTTCATGGGTAAATTAATTGACTCAGTTTAATGTCCTAGAATTCGTTTATCCTACGCTTCCTATATACagtatgtgataaaaaaaaaatatgtgataaaaaaaattgagggaagaaaaataaaataaaataacgtgAGACCCTATTATTCTTGGTTGGCAAATACTCATTAATTCCTAATTCATACAAAAGGGTTGATTCAAAAGTTGTACGAGAGAGAAAGAAACGTTATTTTTGTAAGAAATGAGTACGGTTTTAATGTTTAACCATTGGTGCCCTGTAATTCTTATCATCACATGACCAATTTTATCTTTTGTATTGAAATTCATACTTAAAGAATGGTAACGAATAACAATGCTCTTCTCGGTCAATACAAGGGCAAGAAACacaatccttttttttattattattaacgtCAGTTTACTGTGCATGCAAATTTCAACGAATGATTTTCCCAAAGGAACGTGGTAAGCATCAATGAATAGTTGCCAACAAATCAAAGAATGGCATAAATCGATTGTTAGAAAAATCAACTtcgattatttttaatttattatatgccAACTCGATAAGATGTCTCATAGGATAAAACCTTCCAAATTATCCCCGTGAAGTAAAAAATTTGCTAGGGCTGCGGAACACAGTCAAAGACTTGGCCTACTTATTAGCATACATTGCTCTCTCCAGGGATTCCGTGGCATATATCTATACCACGTGTTCAAAACTAAAACTATATATAAGAAAAGGTCTAGTAAATCACTAAATGCTTCAACTTTATGATAAGTTTAAATtagatttataaattaaaaaaaaatgtacatagGTCCTTGactttttacaatttttgtaattagacCCATGTAGTTAATAAAACCTTTACAAATTATCATGTGACTTAAATGTACTTTTTCTTTGGGTGAACAGCTTAAATGTTTCCGTTAAATTCATggttaaaaattagaagaaaaacactgtgatattttggattttttaatttaataattttacccGTTACTCGACATGTACACAAATGGGTTTGAACGGATTGAACATAATTTGATCTCAACCCTCAAACAATCTAAACTGAATTAATTGAGTCCACTTATTAGGTCCTAGTACTAAGGTGTGGAGACTACtgttttcataaaaacttttttttcttctatttttacatgtataataaaaaaatttaccccatgaaaaaatatattgttcctaatatatattaaattaatataaaatataagaagtaaaaaaatattaattttactactttatttttttaatttttattttttttaatttatttttcagattCAATtcgatcattttattttttaaaaatttaatttgatctccTAAGTTTATTTATTAGGTTTAAttcaatctttttatttttttaagattcaattaaatcatttattttttaaaatagattcaATTAGATTCTATTTGtctttcatcatcttcaaatatttttaaaatatgagatcaaatttaattttaaatgagatcaaattaaactcatttaatctaattagaaattttaaaaatataaagacaaaattaaaccttttaaaaataattaaaaagaaccaAAGTGGACGTAACACATAAATTACataaccaaaataataattaaacctaaTTTCCATGTTACTGTTCATAAATTAGATAACcacaataataattattcaaattcaacctaacaaataaattagataaccaaaataatttggtattgttaatttttaaaccaataactatcagtttttttttttgttaatagctATCAAATTACGTTGctatctcattatttttatatataataataatttcttatatatttcaatttaatccctgtttaaacaaaatatttttttttaaatgaacttTCTAATCTCAAAATCAaatctcaacaaaaaaaaaaaaaaatccgatTCAACAAAAACTTCAGCAAACATACCAAATTAAAACATCACAAACTCAAACCTCAACAAAGACACTAATCGTCTTTGTTCTCTTTCTCCTAAAACCCCAATTGTGAATGTGTTGAAACCCAAAAACTACATCCAATAACTGCTGCTCATATGAcctcttggagaaaaaggtgatCTGTGATCAgtgttttttaatatagaaCTCATTAGACACCGCATACTGGAGCTTCCATCCTTTTTTCACTTATTTGGCTGCTACTGGACTACACAATTTTTCATAGCTTGCTCATCAACAGTGATTGCTTGGATCTGTGTGTAGCCGTGTTTGCTAAGGATTTGGTTTGAATTGTAATGTTTATTTGTTGAGATTTGATTTTATGAGGTTAGAAAGTtcatctaaaaaatatatattttaattaaacaggTACTAAATtggaatatatattaaaatcattacaaaatatcaaaataatgagATAATTATCTAACTtgataattattgattaaaatatctACAGTACCAAAACCCCCAAACTTAGTACGGGTATCATACAAACTCTCAATTATTGACTTAATcgatttatcaattttaatgtgaTTTACGAAGCATAAGCCTTACCCAAGttgcacaaaatgaaaaaataaaaatgtcagCCACAGACAGGTACAGGCCCACAATTGATCATATGAGTTCTGTAACTATAATGCCTCCACCAATCCATGTATAATGTATTGTATATAACCTTAGCGAAAGACAAAACCATAAGATGGAGAAAACAACTAGCCAATTGGCTCAATCAAAGTGCAATTATAGTCACCAATTCATCCCACTCACATGGTGAAAAACCAGTGAAAAATGATGCAGATATATTTTCCTTTAGCCACAGTTCTAAATTCCTGTTATTTTGTGATTATTTATTGCTTAGGATTCTATGTAATGGGGCATGTCTATAGTTTTCAAATACACATAACTCTAGTCCCATTCCTTGGTTTCAAGGAAGGTCCAGTTGGAGATATTTAAACTTGTCTTTCCATCAGGGCCAACAGGATCATAAGGTGAATCTTCTCCATATTCAGTTGGCATTGACCTCCAGTGCAGGCAAGGTTCCCAGTTTGCTTCTTTGATGACCTTCAATACCTCTTTTGCCACTATATTGCTCCCCTCAGAAGTAAGATGAATTCCATCCCTATCAAACACCACTCAACAAAATGAAGGATAGGCACATTTGAATCTTTTAAGTACATGTGATGTGAATGTGACTATGAATGCATATATACATACGTGAAGCAAACTTCTCTCCAGTCAACCCTTTTCTGGAGTGCAGACCACAGATCAATTGCCATGATGTTCATCTCACGGCACAGCTCCAAACATGCTTCTGAATATATTCGACAAGATTCATTGTTCCTTAATCGCTGCCCTTGTAGCACACTGGTTAAAAGAACAAAGGCAATAAGGATGTTAAATGCTCTAGGAAAGCAACCAGTCATCCTCTGAACTTGCAATATACTAGCtgtatatatatgaattcaaaactcaaaagctGTTGGTTTCGAGTGGAAGATGTCAAATTTTAGATACAGCCACTCTGTTTTACTCAAGGTGAATCTAAATTCTGAAGACCAAAATAGATCAGATGAACTTTTGGGaacacattttatttatataaaagcaAATCTAGTTCATGACTTGTATAGATCAGTTCTCTGGATACCCTTGGTATATTTGTTAGCCATTATAATCATAGCCTTGACCCAAGTTAGGAAATCACTAGCTTGTAGTTATctgccttttctttttgttgaaattataataatttaatagcaATTAGATTGAATTCAAAACCTGGTTCCATAAATTTGTGCCTCATTGACAGGAGGAGCACCGAGAAATATAAGGCGAGTCTTCTTTGAAAGGCTCTGACAATCATAAGGATTTGTGTCAAACTTGGCAGTAATAACTATAAAAGGTAAAAAGATGGAGATTCTTCAAGCAGTGCCTAAGGAATACTTTAAGGTTGAAGGgcatcatttatataaaaataagaaaaatgttattcTAGAGTGAAAGTTTACCTTCAGATGGATAGCAATCTTTCTCATATTTTCAATGTATTCTTGCAGAGGTACATGTTGACCAAGGCCACTTGGATGCGGAAGAAGAGAATCATTACCACCAAAGTACACAATTATCAATTCTGGTTGCTCAGTGG
This window harbors:
- the LOC100817293 gene encoding GDSL esterase/lipase CPRD49 — its product is MVGPVRPQFVLFGSSIVQLSFSLQGWGAILAHLYARKADIILRGYSGWNSRRAVQVLDEIFPKNATEQPELIIVYFGGNDSLLPHPSGLGQHVPLQEYIENMRKIAIHLKSLSKKTRLIFLGAPPVNEAQIYGTSVLQGQRLRNNESCRIYSEACLELCREMNIMAIDLWSALQKRVDWREVCFTDGIHLTSEGSNIVAKEVLKVIKEANWEPCLHWRSMPTEYGEDSPYDPVGPDGKTSLNISNWTFLETKEWD